One window of Desulfarculus baarsii DSM 2075 genomic DNA carries:
- a CDS encoding CBS domain-containing protein — MDQQNASAIQRDVEVITTHVNADFDALASMLAAAKLYPEAMLALPGAQERNLRNFYVESVCFMFNFVKVKQVPFERVKRLILVDTRRLDRIGPFAKLAEDPEVEIIAYDHHPDSDQDVRAHWQQVRKIGATVSLLCEHLRENNVELSDDEATILALGIYEDTGSFTFVSTTPEDYHAAAWLLGQGANLSVVSELITRELTAEEVGLLNDLIHGAEPLNISGVQVIVTEVSREGYFPELAALVHKFMEMENHDAVFALARMEGRVYLVARSRLHEVDAGVIAKALGGGGHPSAASATLRDMTLVEARAKLEMALHTHINPSISARELMTSPVISAPPQLLLRELPERFTRYDINVMPVVDGQDILGVITRQDVEKAVYHGLGDLAVREYMTPGVKPVAPDAPLLEVEKALLEQRFRLVPVMENGEMIGVITRTDLLNTLLERPLISESIGEGEAAPQTIRHKNIANLLHERLPKPVVTILQQMGKVGDDLGEDVYLVGGSVRDLFLRSDHLDIDVVVEGDAIEFARAFAQGRDDLRLRTHKKFNTAKLLFDSGLTMDLATARLEYYMSPAALPVVEHSSVKLDLYRRDFTINTMAVRLNGRQFGLLIDFFEAMRDIKEKVIRVLHNLSFVEDPTRVFRAIRFEQRFGFRIGKLTEALIKNAIKIDAFRRLTGSRLFGELKHILEEESVTPAIERLNEFKLLRVFHPALQLTAKQLELLDQAEETLAWYRLSFIDKPLRRWLLYFLALADGLDEQQMTELCQRLGFAPKLREEITEMRAKALRCVNVLQRRAARPSQTFELLRPLGLEFQLLVMAKTSKDYAKKAVSQYLTTMVRVRPELGGQDLKAMGYLPGPLYKQILDTLLAARLDGQVQTRQDEIDLVENRFGQRKGELSY, encoded by the coding sequence ATGGACCAGCAAAACGCCAGCGCCATCCAACGCGACGTGGAAGTCATCACCACCCACGTCAACGCCGATTTCGACGCCCTGGCCAGCATGCTGGCCGCGGCCAAGCTCTACCCCGAAGCCATGCTGGCCCTGCCCGGCGCGCAGGAGCGCAATCTGCGCAATTTTTATGTCGAGTCGGTGTGTTTCATGTTCAACTTCGTCAAGGTCAAGCAGGTGCCCTTCGAGCGGGTCAAACGCTTGATCCTGGTCGACACAAGACGCCTGGACCGCATCGGACCCTTTGCCAAGTTGGCCGAGGATCCCGAGGTGGAGATCATCGCCTACGACCATCATCCCGACAGCGACCAGGACGTCAGGGCCCACTGGCAGCAGGTGCGCAAGATCGGGGCCACGGTGAGTTTGCTCTGCGAGCATCTGCGCGAAAATAATGTCGAGCTGAGCGACGACGAGGCCACCATCCTGGCCCTTGGCATCTACGAAGACACCGGCAGCTTCACTTTTGTCTCGACCACGCCCGAGGACTACCACGCCGCCGCCTGGCTGCTGGGCCAGGGGGCCAACCTCAGCGTGGTCAGCGAACTGATCACCCGCGAGCTGACCGCCGAGGAAGTGGGCCTGCTCAACGACCTGATCCACGGGGCCGAGCCGCTGAACATCAGCGGCGTGCAGGTGATCGTCACCGAGGTCAGCCGCGAGGGCTACTTTCCCGAGTTGGCCGCCCTGGTGCACAAATTCATGGAGATGGAAAACCACGACGCCGTCTTCGCCCTGGCCCGCATGGAGGGGCGGGTCTATCTGGTGGCCCGCTCGCGCCTGCACGAGGTCGACGCCGGAGTTATCGCCAAGGCCCTGGGCGGCGGCGGCCATCCCTCGGCGGCCAGCGCCACCCTGCGCGACATGACCCTGGTCGAGGCCCGGGCCAAGCTGGAAATGGCCCTGCACACCCACATCAACCCCAGCATCAGCGCCCGCGAGTTGATGACCAGCCCGGTGATCTCGGCGCCGCCGCAATTGCTGCTGCGCGAACTGCCCGAGCGCTTCACGCGCTACGACATCAACGTCATGCCCGTCGTCGACGGCCAGGACATCCTGGGCGTGATCACCAGGCAGGACGTGGAAAAGGCCGTCTACCACGGCCTGGGCGACCTGGCCGTGCGCGAGTACATGACCCCCGGCGTCAAGCCCGTCGCGCCCGACGCGCCTCTGCTGGAGGTCGAAAAGGCCCTGCTCGAACAACGCTTCCGCCTGGTGCCGGTGATGGAAAACGGCGAGATGATCGGCGTCATCACCCGCACCGACCTGCTCAACACCCTGCTGGAGCGGCCGCTGATCAGCGAAAGCATCGGCGAGGGCGAAGCCGCGCCCCAGACCATCCGCCACAAAAACATCGCCAACCTCCTGCACGAGCGCCTGCCCAAGCCGGTGGTGACCATCCTGCAACAGATGGGCAAGGTGGGCGACGACCTGGGCGAGGACGTCTATTTGGTGGGAGGCTCGGTGCGTGATCTGTTTTTGCGCAGCGATCACCTGGATATCGACGTCGTCGTCGAAGGCGACGCCATCGAGTTCGCCCGGGCCTTCGCCCAGGGCCGCGACGATCTGCGCCTGCGCACCCACAAGAAATTCAACACCGCCAAGCTCCTCTTCGACAGCGGCCTGACCATGGACTTGGCCACCGCCCGCCTGGAATACTACATGTCGCCGGCCGCCCTGCCGGTGGTCGAACACTCCAGCGTCAAGCTCGATCTCTATCGCCGCGACTTCACCATCAACACCATGGCCGTGCGGCTCAACGGCCGCCAGTTCGGCCTGCTCATCGACTTTTTCGAAGCCATGCGCGACATCAAGGAAAAGGTCATCCGCGTCCTGCACAACCTTTCCTTTGTCGAAGACCCCACCCGCGTCTTTCGGGCCATCCGCTTCGAGCAACGCTTTGGTTTCCGCATCGGCAAGCTGACCGAGGCCCTGATCAAAAACGCCATCAAGATCGACGCCTTCCGCCGCCTGACCGGCTCCAGGCTCTTTGGCGAGTTGAAGCATATCCTCGAAGAAGAAAGCGTCACGCCGGCCATCGAGCGGCTCAACGAATTCAAGCTGCTGCGCGTCTTTCACCCGGCCCTGCAACTGACCGCCAAGCAACTGGAGCTGTTGGACCAGGCCGAGGAAACCTTGGCCTGGTATCGCCTGTCGTTCATCGACAAACCATTGCGCCGCTGGCTGCTCTACTTCCTGGCCCTGGCCGACGGCCTGGACGAACAGCAAATGACCGAGCTGTGCCAGCGGCTGGGCTTCGCGCCCAAGCTGCGCGAGGAGATCACCGAGATGCGCGCCAAGGCCCTGCGCTGCGTCAACGTCCTCCAGCGCCGCGCAGCCCGGCCCTCGCAAACATTCGAGCTCCTGCGGCCCTTGGGCCTGGAGTTCCAGCTTCTGGTCATGGCCAAGACCTCAAAGGACTACGCCAAAAAGGCCGTCAGCCAATACCTCACGACCATGGTCCGCGTGCGGCCGGAACTGGGCGGCCAGGATCTCAAGGC